In Streptomyces venezuelae, the sequence CGTCACGATCCGACGGGCTCCGCGATCACGCTCTCCCGGCGTCCGCACGGTGTACTCGTGGTAGTAGCCACGTTTCTGCTCGGGCAGGGCCTTCTCGAAGTTCCCGAAGACCGTGCCGTCCTGCCGGTGGGGATACGGCCCGCCCTTGTCGATGAGCGCGAGCACGTCGCGGGCCTGCCGCGGCAGCCCGTCGGCCCGCACGGCGGCCATCCCCTTCGCCCAGCCCGGGAGCCCGGAGGCACTCGCACTGGCGGCGGCAGGGACGGGTCCCTGGCCGCCACAACCCACCGCACCGACCAGCGCGGCACAAAGGAACAGGGCCCCCAGCAAACGCAGCAACGATCGGGGCACGTTCCGAAAGATCATGCACCGATCGTGCCAAATATCCGATTCGCTCGCGAATCGCCCGGTGGCCTCAGAGCGCGGCCATCTTGGTGTAGGGACTCAGGATTCGCTTCTGGACCGAACCGAAGTCGACGAGAACAGCGATCCCCTCCTCGATTCCGACGACACGGCCGAGACCGTGCTCGTCGTGGGTGACCCGGTCGCCGACGTTGAACTGCCGGATGGGCTGCTCCACGGGGGCCTTGAACGGGCTGGACGGCAAATGGCGGCGAGGTACTGCTGACTTTGTCATTGGAACCAGTATGCGCCCCGCAGGCCGCCGCGCGGCCCGCCGTTCGGATCTCAATTCCAGCACCATCCACATCGAAGGCGGCGGCAACGGCCGCCACGGCCCGTCATGCCCGGTCAGGGCCCGGACCGAGCCCGTCAGTCGTCCGGGTCGGCCCGGTCCAACGCCGGCCGCAGTCCTGGGGCCGACTCG encodes:
- a CDS encoding ribonuclease domain-containing protein, which produces MIFRNVPRSLLRLLGALFLCAALVGAVGCGGQGPVPAAASASASGLPGWAKGMAAVRADGLPRQARDVLALIDKGGPYPHRQDGTVFGNFEKALPEQKRGYYHEYTVRTPGERDRGARRIVTGEGGEFFYTDDHYDTFKAVLR
- a CDS encoding CarD family transcriptional regulator; its protein translation is MTKSAVPRRHLPSSPFKAPVEQPIRQFNVGDRVTHDEHGLGRVVGIEEGIAVLVDFGSVQKRILSPYTKMAAL